ACCGGAGATGTGAGCAGCACAATGCTGGAACGGCTTCACGCTATACCCGTAGTCGTCTACCAGTCACTATGGTTTATCATGAAACTCAAGAGAATCGAAGTATGGCTCTCAAGCGTGAACTGGAAATCAAGGCGATGTCACGATCAGCAAAAGAATCGCTCATCAAGTCTATAAAGTGAGAATTTACCCACCACATCTGCCACATGCTTTCCCATCATTCGGCCCACAAATCCGACCACGCTTTGTGTTCTTGAAATATTCACAGTTCTCGTTGTGCCGCACATTGGATGATGTATTCAGCCAGAACTTTGTGCCGGGGGTATTACTCGGCCTTCTCTTTCTGGCCCGATACTCCCAGGGTGGAAGCGGATTGGCATCAGCCCAGAGACCACGTTCCGCCTGTCGGGCTGATCGCTCTAATTTCGCCAGGCGTGCTTCATCGTTGTATTTTTTGTAATGCCAGGCCCAACCATCCTTAATCATCTTTGCGTTGGTGTCCAGGCCGCCCACTATTATGACTCCAAGAGTGCGACCATATCTGTCCTCCCCCGTCTTTTTGACCGTCACGGTTTTGCCGAAAACCATCTTTGATAATGCCTGCTTCGATTTCGTTCCGAAGCTCTGACTGGATTCTGGTGCGTCGATTCCCTCTAGTCGCACTTTGACTGACTGGCGGTTGACCAGCACCTTGACGGTATCGCCATCAGTGACTCCAATCACTTTTCCAGTGAGGGTACTAACAACCTTAGGCGGAGCAGCAAAAACAATCCCAAAGGTGAGCAGAATCAGGATGGCGGTGATATAACGCATATCGTTCCGGTAGAATGAATGGATTAACTGTTTTAAGTGCTGGTAAAATTGCGTCACCACTTACAGAACAGCGGCGATTGATTATCCGGTTAAATTTGGTCGACCTCATCATTACTATGTATCTGATTCTTCAAATCCCTTTCGATCAGAACACGACGCTGACCAACCGGAAGATTGATCCCCAAGCGAGACAACGAAGCAAATAGGACACCTGAAAAAAACACTTCGTCAAGATTCCCAATGAGTGGAAGATTGTCAGGAATTTCTACTACGCCCATTGTTATATTCGAAAGGTAAATCGCAGAAAGCAAGAGCCCCAATACTGCCAAAAAACCAGAGGCACATCCCTGATCATTCGCCATTAGCCGTCTCCATGCTATGTTCGATTCGTAATCGTCCACTCCCACCACACGCATTACATCTCATCGCGACCGAGCCCGTTCCACCACAAGCAGAACACATCACTGCCTCTCCCCCGAATACTCCGGAGGTTCGATGCCCGTCTCCATTACAGATTGCACATGAACCTTCGATACGACCAGTGCCCCCGCAACTCGCACAGTCTCTTGAATTATCAATTTCAACGGGAGTACCCGCTTCGTGGCCACTACAACCTACAAGCATGAGTAGGACGACGGAAAAATACAGCGTAACACGAGTCATATTGAACACCAGATGATTGAGGATGCAAATTTGAATTAGACTAAATTCTGTCGATAATCTCTATCAACCACAAACATACTGAAATTTTGTTTAACAGCAGGTAAATTGTCAAGTGAGTATTATCGCAATAAAAACAGTGCTAAAATCAACAGATTTTAATCAGGAAATTTAAACGCTGAACGATCACCAAGTCCGTTGATAAGATGCTGCAGATACTCGGATAGATGTATCATGCCAGTCCCAGCTAATACTATTCTCATCCTCTCATAATCATTTTGGTTAAGTCGACATTGGTAGCTTAAAGGACGAAATAAATGCGACTTTATCGACAGTCTTTTGAAACTAAGAAGAATGAATGGATTGAAGTCGAGCTACCAGTCAGAAACTTCGTGGCGACCTGGAGAGGCCGGGTTTTTCCCAATCAGAAGTTTGATCCCAGTAATGTGGCTGGCCTGGGATTTCTCCTGGGGGATAAGAAAGCTGGCCCTTTCAAGCTGGAAGTCGAGTGGATCAAAGTGAAGAAAACCGAAGAGTAAATCGTCCCCATCCAGAGCGATCTGTAACAACGCTGAATATCAAGCTCCACTGACAATATAGGAACTTATGCGACCTGTCAGTAAATCAATGGAAAGTAAGCAGCATGCCCCACTTCATCTGCACAACCTGCGGAACGCAATTCAATAAATCCGACCAACCACCTGCCGAGTGCAAGATTTGTACTGATGAGCGGCAGTATGTTGGCTGGAATGGGCAACAATGGACGACTTTCTCTGACCTTCAAGAATCGCATCGAAACGTCATTCGGCTTAAAGAAGCTGGTCTCTATGGGATCGGAATGGAACCATCCTTTGCCATTGGTCAACGGGCACTACTTATTGTTCGTCCCGAAGGAAACATCCTCTGGGACTGCATCCCTCTCATTGATGATGGCCTCATCCAAATGATCAAAGGTATTGGTGGTATTTCTGCCATCGCAATTTCACATCCGCACTACTACACGAGCATGGTGGAATGGAGCCGGGCATTTGATTGTCCTATTTATCTGCACAAGGATGACCAAGAGTGGGTGATGCAGTCCGATCCTGCTGTCCAGTTTTGGGAGGGTGAAACGAAGGAGGTCAGCAATGATCTGACATTGATTCGGTGCGGAGGACACTTTGACGGGGGCACGGTCCTGCACTGGCCTGAGGGGGCGGCTGGAGAAGGAGTGCTGCTTACCGGTGATATTCTGCAAGTGGTTCAGGATCGACGCTGGGTAAGCTTTATGTACTCTTACCCCAATCTGATCCCACTGCCAGCATCGGTAGTTCGGCGAATTGCTGACACCGTCGAACCGTTCAGTTTCTCTCGTATTTACGGAGCCTTCTGGGGAAAAATTGTTGCCACAGATGCAAAAGCGGCTGTCCAGAGATCAGCAGAACGGTACATCAAAGCTCTGGAAGAATAATTTCCGTATTGATGACTCTCACGTGATGATGAGCGACAGGATCAGTACATGTCACAAAATTACCGAAACATAGTCCTCAGATTCGGATCCAGTTCATACTCTCCCTTCAGGTTCTTTATCATGGCCAACTGAGTTTCAAGTTCGTGCTGAATCTGAGGATGCTCGAACAGGGTCTCCGGTGTATAAACCGGATCATCTTTTTCAAGCTTGCAGTCAAGACCATCAATCACTGACTGAGCAACATCCTGGGACACCCCCACATCGTTTCTGCGACAGCATAGAATACACATCCCAATGCTCTGTTGCACTATGGATATAATGGGATCAACATCTCGCATGGGATCGGCCCATCCGTCATCGACTTCCATGAAGTCCATGTCGAGGGCATTCAGTTGATCTTTTTCAGGGATCATACCATTCAACAATGAATCCCAGATATCGTTCAGGATGTCATGTAATGTTCGCAAATCAGATTGTGACAAATTCTTAATGAGGTGATCGTCGTGTGATATTAACAGGCGGTCGGCACACCATACAGCAAACAAGCATCGTTCCAAATGACGAAGCGAACGGAGTTGCTTCGTCATGAATTCATAGTGGTCGTCCATGTCATTGATCGGCTTATTCATGCGTCCTTATGATCCTTGGTGCCAGTCAATTCAGGAATCATCCTGATCGGTGACTTTACTCGCATAAGTTCGTGACCGTGTATGCCAGAACGCCCACAATACAAATACACCCTGCAACGGCAGTCGCAGCAGGTGAATGGTGGGCGAAGCTGGCAGGATCTCCTGGTTCTGGTAGAGGTAGATGTTGGCCGGAAATACAGCAATCAACAGGGCTATGATCCCCCACGCTGCCAGACGTGAATATTTCGGTATCAGCAGCAGAGCCCCCAGTAAAATCTCAAAAACGCCACTGACTAGCACCAGTTCTTCATGAAAAGGGAGATAGGGGGGCATTATTTTCAGAAAGAATGCTGGATTCGCGAAGTGCATCGTGCCAGCCACGATCATGAAGATCGCGAGAAGAAACTTTGAGATTGATTTCACCTGACTCATCTGTGTTCTCGCTTGGGGATGGGGCTTCCCTACTTGTTTTTCTAACTTTAGATTGAAAAGAGTGGTACCCAGTAGTTGTAGTCGACTGGGATAATTAAGCATATCACTTCCCTGTCAGCCAGACTGCCTCCAAACCTCACTCCAATCCATCACCGGCATTTCCCTATACTCTTTCTCTAAATCAGGTTACAGACCAATCCAGACCGTCTGCATGGCTCCCACTGTGCCATTTGTGTCGGGTGTGTTGGTCAACTCAATATATACAGAATATTTTACGATCCCTGTGTTACGCTCTCACGATAGGTATAG
This genomic stretch from Gimesia sp. harbors:
- a CDS encoding DoxX family protein produces the protein MLNYPSRLQLLGTTLFNLKLEKQVGKPHPQARTQMSQVKSISKFLLAIFMIVAGTMHFANPAFFLKIMPPYLPFHEELVLVSGVFEILLGALLLIPKYSRLAAWGIIALLIAVFPANIYLYQNQEILPASPTIHLLRLPLQGVFVLWAFWHTRSRTYASKVTDQDDS
- a CDS encoding MBL fold metallo-hydrolase, coding for MPHFICTTCGTQFNKSDQPPAECKICTDERQYVGWNGQQWTTFSDLQESHRNVIRLKEAGLYGIGMEPSFAIGQRALLIVRPEGNILWDCIPLIDDGLIQMIKGIGGISAIAISHPHYYTSMVEWSRAFDCPIYLHKDDQEWVMQSDPAVQFWEGETKEVSNDLTLIRCGGHFDGGTVLHWPEGAAGEGVLLTGDILQVVQDRRWVSFMYSYPNLIPLPASVVRRIADTVEPFSFSRIYGAFWGKIVATDAKAAVQRSAERYIKALEE
- a CDS encoding CIA30 family protein, which translates into the protein MRLYRQSFETKKNEWIEVELPVRNFVATWRGRVFPNQKFDPSNVAGLGFLLGDKKAGPFKLEVEWIKVKKTEE
- a CDS encoding thermonuclease family protein, with product MRYITAILILLTFGIVFAAPPKVVSTLTGKVIGVTDGDTVKVLVNRQSVKVRLEGIDAPESSQSFGTKSKQALSKMVFGKTVTVKKTGEDRYGRTLGVIIVGGLDTNAKMIKDGWAWHYKKYNDEARLAKLERSARQAERGLWADANPLPPWEYRARKRRPSNTPGTKFWLNTSSNVRHNENCEYFKNTKRGRICGPNDGKACGRCGG